From Musa acuminata AAA Group cultivar baxijiao chromosome BXJ3-8, Cavendish_Baxijiao_AAA, whole genome shotgun sequence, one genomic window encodes:
- the LOC103993465 gene encoding U11/U12 small nuclear ribonucleoprotein 35 kDa protein produces MSNANINAVFYADTYHPIQAGSIDGTDTLPHDNGVYRAVLCSAAGLYDPFGDPKVIGDPYCTVFVGRLSRFTDEETLRKAMSKYGTVKNLRLVRHIVTGASRGYAFVEYETEREMRRAYEDAHHSLIDDYEVIVDYYRQHLMPGWIPRRLGGGLGGKKESGQLRFGGRERPFRAPLRPIPYADLQRLGIPPPPEGRYMSRFQVPSPPRCRSSHADMDDSPARQRRSRDKEEPSHRRHRRSADRDDSSHKHHKHREHSHQHKKRSTSRDYNFLDH; encoded by the exons ATGAGTAACGCGAACATCAACGCCGTGTTCTACGCGGACACGTACCACCCGATTCAAGCCGGGAGCATCGACGGCACTGATACCCTCCCCCACGACAACGGCGTCTACCGCGCCGTCCTCTGCTCCGCCGCCGGACTCT ATGACCCGTTCGGCGATCCCAAGGTTATCGGTGATCCCTACTGCACGGTCTTCGTCGGGCGGCTCTCGCGCTTCACCGATGAAGAAACTCTACGAAAG GCGATGAGCAAGTATGGAACGGTGAAAAATTTGCGACTTGTGAGACATATAG TTACTGGTGCCTCACGTGGCTATGCTTTTGTTGAATATGAAACTGAGAGGGAGATGCGTCGTGCATATGAG GATGCACATCATTCTTTGATTGATGATTATGAAGTTATTGTTGACTACTACCGGCAACATCTGATGCCTGGATGGATCCCAAGAAGATTAG GAGGGGGACTCGGAGGCAAGAAGGAATCTGGTCAACTTCGGTTTGGAGGTCGAGAGAGGCCATTTCGAGCACCTTT ACGCCCAATTCCATATGCCGATTTACAACGGCTTGGTATTCCACCTCCACCTGAAGGGCGATATATGTCACGTTTTCAG GTTCCATCGCCGCCTAGGTGCAGAAGCAGCCATGCAGACATGGATGATTCACCTGCTCGGCAGAGAAGATCTCGTGACAAGGAAGAACCCTCTCATAGGCGACATAGGAGATCAGCTGATAGAGATGATTCCTCTCACAAGCATCATAAACATCGAGAACATTCGCATCAGCATAAGAAGAGATCGACAAGCAGAGATTACAATTTCTTAGATCATTGA
- the LOC103994279 gene encoding uncharacterized protein LOC103994279 gives MAADEGAKGWSGRRWRCGGKACPRKGGDGGGVTLQGYVVDTVSGGERWPGGIAGTRSLTEEDLEELKGCLDLGFGFNYEGIPELRNTLPALELCYSMSQMFHLNDQRQPMPPEDSPPIANWKISSPGDDPDEVKARLKYWAQAVACTLRLCS, from the exons ATGGCGGCGGACGAGGGGGCGAAGGGGTGGTCTGGACGGAGGTGGCGGTGCGGGGGGAAGGCGTGTCCGCGGAAGGGCGGCGATGGCGGTGGGGTGACTCTGCAGGGATATGTCGTGGACACGGTGAGCGGCGGGGAGAGGTGGCCGGGCGGGATAGCGGGGACGAGGAGCCTGACGGAGGAGGACCTGGAAGAGCTCAAGGGTTGCCTCGACCTAGGGTTCGGGTTCAACTACGAGGGGATCCCAGAGCTCCGCAACACGCTCCCGGCGCTGGAGCTCTGCTACTCCATGAGCCAGATGTTCCACCTGAACGATCAGCGCCAACCAATGCCTCCTGAAGATTCACCTCCCATCGCCAATTGGAAGATCTCCAGTCCTG GAGATGATCCAGATGAAGTTAAAGCAAGGCTCAAGTATTGGGCCCAGGCAGTAGCATGTACTCTCCGATTATGCAGCTGA